A DNA window from Mariprofundus aestuarium contains the following coding sequences:
- a CDS encoding biotin--[acetyl-CoA-carboxylase] ligase: protein MSEIREKILTRLEASSEPVSGDLLAQELGLSRTGIWKHIEHLRKSGADIVASSGQGYSLESEVFSSGPLAARCNGTRIGSRIMILDETDSTNRDAMSEADKGANEGLAIFAHRQCAGKGRLGRRWHTVTDSLACSVLLRPDLPPEQVPQLSLLTAVALHDALSSFSPDIRIKWPNDILCRGAKLAGILTEMRAEPGRVHAVVLGFGINLSAPIDGWPSDITQKVTDLFSISSRKPSRLDVAASVLNALDYWYDIYLEKGFGPIHAAWWRAHAASGQQVRVFDGRNYIDGIATALDEDGALLLETSRGTQRIIAGDLELR from the coding sequence GTGAGTGAGATCCGTGAAAAAATCCTGACCCGGCTCGAGGCAAGCTCGGAGCCGGTTTCCGGCGACCTGCTAGCGCAGGAACTGGGGCTCTCTCGCACCGGAATCTGGAAACATATCGAGCACCTGCGCAAAAGCGGCGCAGACATCGTAGCCAGTTCGGGACAGGGCTATTCGCTAGAATCTGAGGTGTTCAGCAGCGGGCCACTGGCTGCACGCTGCAACGGTACGCGGATCGGCAGCAGAATCATGATTCTGGATGAAACCGATTCGACCAATCGCGATGCCATGTCTGAAGCCGACAAGGGGGCGAATGAAGGTTTGGCCATCTTTGCCCACAGGCAGTGTGCCGGCAAAGGGCGCCTGGGCCGACGCTGGCATACCGTTACCGATTCACTGGCCTGTAGCGTACTGCTGCGCCCTGACCTGCCGCCGGAGCAGGTGCCACAACTCTCCCTGCTCACTGCAGTCGCCCTGCATGATGCGCTGAGCAGCTTTTCACCCGACATCCGTATCAAATGGCCTAACGACATCCTCTGCAGAGGCGCCAAACTTGCCGGCATTCTCACCGAGATGCGGGCTGAGCCGGGACGCGTTCATGCTGTGGTGCTCGGCTTTGGCATTAACCTGAGTGCCCCTATTGACGGCTGGCCCTCTGACATCACCCAGAAAGTGACCGATCTTTTTTCCATATCCAGTCGCAAACCCTCTCGGCTTGATGTGGCCGCCTCGGTACTCAATGCGCTGGACTACTGGTATGACATCTATCTCGAAAAGGGTTTCGGCCCGATCCATGCCGCCTGGTGGCGGGCACATGCAGCCTCCGGCCAGCAGGTGCGCGTGTTTGATGGTCGCAACTATATTGATGGCATCGCCACGGCTCTGGATGAGGATGGTGCCCTGCTGTTAGAGACAAGCCGTGGCACACAACGCATCATTGCAGGCGACTTGGAGCTAAGATGA
- the nadC gene encoding carboxylating nicotinate-nucleotide diphosphorylase — protein MQTIHSQLIQIALDEDAAFNDLTGQATIAADATGCARISAKAAGVLSGLTVADEVFAKVDSGIARNWLVKDGDQVATGDTVCELTGPLRALLAAERTALNFLQHLSGIATATHSFVEKLEGTGCSVADTRKTTPGLRRLEKQAVIHGGGINHRINLESGMLIKENHIEACGSISDAIQACRSQSHDIWVEVECETMAEVHEAINASPDIILLDNMGPETVVLARELVPTSILLEASGNITLANARDYAETGIDRIAIGAITHSAPSLDLSMRIVSKQQ, from the coding sequence ATGCAGACAATACATAGCCAGCTTATTCAGATCGCACTTGATGAAGATGCCGCTTTTAATGACTTGACCGGGCAGGCCACCATCGCCGCCGATGCAACCGGATGCGCACGCATCAGCGCCAAAGCTGCTGGTGTGCTTTCCGGCCTGACAGTAGCCGATGAGGTATTTGCGAAAGTTGATTCGGGCATCGCCCGCAACTGGCTGGTCAAAGATGGTGATCAGGTTGCAACTGGCGACACTGTCTGCGAACTCACCGGGCCTTTACGCGCCCTCTTGGCAGCCGAGCGCACCGCGCTGAATTTCCTGCAGCACCTCTCAGGCATCGCAACAGCCACCCATAGCTTTGTTGAAAAACTTGAGGGAACCGGCTGCAGTGTTGCCGATACGCGTAAAACCACCCCTGGCCTGCGCAGACTTGAGAAGCAGGCGGTGATCCACGGCGGCGGCATCAACCACCGTATCAACCTTGAGAGTGGCATGCTGATCAAGGAGAACCATATCGAGGCGTGCGGATCGATCAGTGATGCAATTCAAGCCTGCAGAAGTCAAAGTCATGATATATGGGTCGAGGTGGAGTGTGAAACGATGGCTGAGGTACATGAAGCCATAAACGCCTCTCCCGACATCATTCTGCTGGACAATATGGGGCCGGAAACTGTTGTACTGGCACGCGAACTCGTACCAACTTCAATTCTACTTGAGGCCTCCGGCAACATCACGCTGGCCAATGCACGTGACTATGCTGAAACCGGTATCGACCGTATCGCTATCGGAGCCATCACCCACTCCGCTCCATCTCTGGATCTGTCGATGCGCATCGTCTCCAAACAGCAGTGA
- a CDS encoding response regulator: MSGHSDSSDAASMREHEKATILVVDDTPENIDVLRGVLKSEYKVKVAINGEQALKLCLSGTPPDLILLDIMMPGMDGYEVCRRLKAESSTEGIPVIFVTAMNETHDEVRGFEVGAVDYINKPITPAIVHARVQTHLKLRSAYRFIRDTFGRYLSEEIVDSLIDSPHGLTLGGEKREVTVLMSDLRGFTSIGERLPAEAVVDMINIYLGEMTEVIQKYMGTIDEFIGDAILAIFGAPIQREDDALRALRCAVEMQLTMERVNRRYMELGYPALQMGIGINTGAAIVGNIGSKKRSKYAVVGRVVNTTSRIESYTVGGQILISEETRDACATDLRIDDQLKVMPKGISEEMTIFDIGGIYGDDPLLLPEKIDEPLTKLANPLAVKVCRLEGKFALEPFSGEILSLNRSMFEMWLEKEGTPLTSLKVVLPDGGAELYVKVMRSRSDDPRRVLARVSYMPDEAEAFVGGILSEARE; this comes from the coding sequence ATGAGCGGCCATTCAGATAGCAGTGATGCAGCATCGATGAGGGAGCATGAGAAGGCAACCATTCTGGTTGTCGACGATACCCCTGAAAATATTGATGTGCTGCGCGGTGTATTGAAGTCGGAATATAAGGTGAAGGTGGCAATCAACGGTGAGCAGGCGCTCAAGCTCTGCTTGTCGGGTACTCCCCCAGATCTGATTCTTCTGGATATTATGATGCCGGGCATGGATGGCTACGAGGTGTGCAGGCGCCTGAAGGCAGAGTCTAGCACCGAGGGCATTCCCGTGATTTTTGTGACGGCGATGAATGAGACTCATGATGAGGTGCGCGGCTTTGAAGTAGGGGCCGTCGATTATATCAACAAGCCGATTACCCCTGCGATTGTGCATGCGCGGGTGCAGACCCATCTCAAGCTCCGCTCCGCCTACCGTTTTATTCGCGACACATTCGGCCGTTACCTCTCCGAGGAGATTGTCGATAGCCTGATTGATTCGCCGCATGGGTTAACACTTGGCGGTGAGAAGCGAGAGGTGACCGTGCTGATGTCAGACCTCAGGGGGTTTACCTCCATCGGAGAGCGACTGCCAGCCGAAGCTGTGGTTGATATGATCAATATCTACCTTGGAGAGATGACCGAGGTGATCCAGAAGTATATGGGCACCATCGATGAGTTTATCGGTGATGCCATCTTGGCGATCTTCGGGGCACCGATTCAGCGCGAGGATGATGCTCTGCGTGCGCTGCGTTGTGCGGTGGAGATGCAGCTGACGATGGAGAGGGTGAACCGGCGATACATGGAGCTTGGTTACCCTGCACTGCAAATGGGCATCGGTATCAATACCGGGGCTGCCATTGTTGGAAATATTGGTTCAAAGAAGCGCAGCAAATATGCAGTTGTCGGCCGGGTGGTGAATACCACATCTAGGATTGAATCCTATACCGTCGGCGGCCAGATCCTGATCTCTGAAGAGACGCGCGATGCCTGTGCTACCGACCTGCGAATTGATGACCAGCTGAAGGTGATGCCGAAGGGTATCAGCGAAGAGATGACCATCTTCGATATTGGAGGCATTTACGGCGATGATCCACTGCTGCTGCCGGAGAAGATAGATGAACCTTTGACCAAGCTGGCCAATCCTTTGGCTGTAAAGGTTTGCCGGCTTGAGGGTAAGTTTGCGCTCGAGCCTTTTAGTGGAGAAATCCTCAGCCTGAATCGTTCAATGTTCGAGATGTGGCTGGAGAAGGAGGGCACGCCTCTTACCAGCCTGAAAGTGGTGCTGCCGGATGGTGGGGCCGAACTTTACGTCAAAGTAATGCGTTCCCGTTCGGATGATCCACGCAGGGTGCTTGCCCGGGTGAGCTATATGCCAGATGAGGCGGAAGCTTTTGTAGGTGGGATCCTGAGTGAGGCAAGAGAGTGA
- a CDS encoding metallophosphoesterase, which yields MSLLLHISDSHLYEDPAGELKGVRPRDSYETVLKAAHTRFPEPDVVVLGGDMAQDEAAPTYRKVAEMLPWCAPVMISPGNHAHLPSLQGALIPALKACASYSDHLQLEHWQVITLNTHREDTISGYLSASELGRLKQLLEASSEKHTVIALHHPPLDVGSRWLDAIGLENRGELWRLIAGFPQVKVLLSGHIHQAFDTFHNGVRVLGTPSTCIQFKRRSDNFGMDDISPGYRWIRLLEGGRIQTAVERIKGFIPPDLNNITPY from the coding sequence GTGAGTCTTCTGCTGCATATCTCCGATTCCCATCTTTATGAGGATCCTGCAGGCGAGTTGAAAGGGGTGCGTCCGCGCGACAGTTATGAGACCGTGTTAAAGGCAGCACACACGCGCTTTCCTGAGCCCGATGTGGTCGTGCTTGGCGGCGACATGGCGCAGGATGAGGCGGCACCCACCTATCGTAAGGTGGCGGAGATGTTGCCTTGGTGTGCGCCGGTGATGATCTCGCCCGGCAATCATGCCCACCTCCCTTCACTGCAGGGAGCGCTGATTCCGGCACTGAAAGCCTGTGCCTCCTATAGCGATCACCTGCAACTTGAACACTGGCAGGTGATCACACTGAATACACACCGTGAAGATACGATCTCCGGTTACCTTTCAGCGAGTGAGCTGGGGCGCCTTAAGCAGTTGCTGGAAGCATCCTCTGAAAAACATACAGTGATTGCACTGCACCATCCTCCACTTGATGTGGGCAGCCGCTGGCTTGATGCAATCGGGCTTGAGAACAGGGGTGAGCTTTGGAGGCTGATTGCCGGATTTCCGCAGGTTAAGGTGTTGCTCTCCGGCCATATCCACCAAGCCTTCGATACGTTTCATAACGGGGTTCGCGTGCTCGGCACACCATCCACATGTATCCAGTTTAAGCGCAGAAGTGATAATTTCGGCATGGATGATATTTCCCCCGGCTATCGCTGGATCAGGCTGCTGGAGGGTGGGCGAATCCAGACTGCAGTTGAGCGCATCAAAGGGTTCATTCCACCAGATCTGAACAATATTACCCCGTACTAA
- a CDS encoding rhodanese-like domain-containing protein: MAKGLMDFAAEARTKVEEISTDEVVALTRGGNVLLLDVREPGEVREGHLSGAVNVPRGLLEAKADLSYPHREPCLENREQCLVVYCASGVRSLLAAATLQEMGFADVKSMAGGFTAWQTEGKDVTSESW; this comes from the coding sequence ATGGCCAAGGGATTAATGGACTTTGCTGCTGAAGCAAGAACAAAGGTCGAAGAGATATCGACTGATGAAGTGGTTGCTCTAACAAGAGGCGGGAATGTGTTATTGCTCGATGTGCGTGAACCGGGCGAAGTACGTGAGGGCCATTTGTCTGGAGCTGTTAATGTCCCCCGTGGGCTGCTTGAGGCAAAGGCTGATTTGTCTTACCCGCATCGTGAACCGTGTTTGGAAAACCGCGAGCAATGTTTGGTTGTGTATTGCGCGAGTGGTGTGCGCAGTCTATTGGCTGCTGCCACCCTTCAGGAAATGGGGTTTGCAGATGTAAAGTCGATGGCCGGTGGATTTACGGCTTGGCAGACAGAAGGCAAGGACGTTACTTCTGAGTCATGGTGA
- a CDS encoding methyltransferase family protein, translating into MSAKTVNEEAAQTVSPRQWIRLVVAYLLIPLILFICGGDLGWWQAWLYSMLILAAGIGGRMWAEQRHPGLTAERQNIESIQNAKAWDKVLAPLMAVSLVFPMVIVAGLDHRYSWSPEFPLWLIVIGFILISLGYAFAAWALAENRFFSSLVRIQTDRGHVVCDSGPYRFVRHPGYAGNILPLFGIVLALGSAWTLIPAAVALIITVIRTGLEDRTLQEELPGYWDYAQRVRYRLFPGIY; encoded by the coding sequence ATGTCAGCAAAGACGGTTAATGAAGAGGCAGCTCAAACAGTATCCCCTCGCCAGTGGATCAGATTAGTTGTGGCGTATCTCCTAATCCCGCTGATTTTGTTTATATGCGGTGGGGACCTCGGCTGGTGGCAGGCGTGGCTATATTCCATGCTGATCTTGGCCGCTGGTATTGGTGGGCGCATGTGGGCAGAACAGCGACATCCCGGATTAACAGCCGAAAGACAAAATATTGAAAGTATCCAAAATGCAAAAGCCTGGGACAAAGTGCTTGCTCCACTGATGGCGGTGAGTCTCGTGTTTCCTATGGTCATAGTAGCAGGGCTGGACCACCGCTATAGCTGGTCACCCGAATTTCCGCTATGGCTCATCGTGATTGGCTTCATTTTGATTTCGCTCGGATACGCTTTCGCTGCATGGGCATTGGCAGAGAACCGCTTTTTCTCCAGCTTGGTGCGCATTCAGACGGATCGAGGGCATGTGGTGTGTGACAGTGGTCCGTACCGGTTTGTACGGCATCCGGGTTACGCCGGAAATATTCTTCCACTGTTCGGTATTGTTCTTGCCCTGGGCTCGGCATGGACACTGATTCCTGCGGCGGTGGCATTAATCATCACGGTGATTAGAACCGGACTTGAAGACCGGACGCTACAGGAAGAGTTGCCGGGCTATTGGGACTATGCACAACGCGTGCGTTATCGGTTGTTTCCCGGGATATACTGA
- a CDS encoding GNAT family N-acetyltransferase encodes MIHRILDKSKQKEVEELFTSVFTSSEGEKEGKLIGSLSLQLASNIDNKEIICIGAYEDETLIGCIFFTRLHFSKPILVYMLAPVAVSAEHQGKGIGQALINYGLDELKRRAANVAVTYGDPSFYSKVGFQALSENVIKAPLKLSMPFGWLGQSLTGEPIPTISERPLCVKEFIDPVYW; translated from the coding sequence ATGATTCATCGAATCTTGGACAAATCAAAACAAAAAGAGGTAGAAGAGCTATTCACTTCTGTATTCACCTCATCAGAGGGCGAAAAGGAAGGAAAATTGATTGGCAGCCTTTCTTTACAGTTGGCATCAAACATCGACAATAAAGAAATAATCTGTATCGGCGCATACGAAGATGAAACACTCATCGGTTGTATTTTTTTCACTCGCCTTCATTTTAGTAAGCCTATTCTGGTTTACATGCTCGCCCCAGTTGCAGTGAGCGCTGAACATCAGGGAAAAGGAATCGGTCAGGCTTTAATCAATTATGGGCTTGATGAACTGAAAAGGCGCGCTGCTAATGTTGCTGTTACATATGGAGATCCATCCTTTTATTCAAAGGTAGGGTTTCAGGCGCTTTCAGAAAATGTAATTAAGGCCCCGCTAAAGCTCTCAATGCCTTTTGGCTGGCTTGGGCAGTCTTTAACGGGAGAGCCAATTCCTACTATCAGTGAACGTCCCCTGTGCGTTAAGGAATTCATTGACCCCGTCTATTGGTAA
- a CDS encoding TraB/GumN family protein: MSNHPIFTFQHGGQYITVMGTAHISRASADKVRELLSSGEYDAVAVELCTGRHEKITNPNMFADLDLFTAIKKGQGPMIWANLVIGAFQQRLAEQVDIEPGAELKAALEEADRAGYPVSLIDRDISITMRRVYRNIPFKRRVELVGQFIKGFLTRESISEEDVESLKDGDILNSAFAQFAKKDSKLYKPLIDERDQYMALRLIQEANRTVHHHIIAVVGAGHFNGISSYMSQYCDLSESELDAALQELKVIPEKKNIGRYFPWLISFLVLLGFASGFAKNSSLGWELVLYWVVINGGLTSIGALMAKAHPLTILGAFVAAPITSLNPMIGAGVVTSALEIWLRKPRMKDFDSLRHDTVHLAGWWKNRISRTMLVFIFSSLASAIGTYIAGFIIFDRLT, translated from the coding sequence ATGAGTAACCATCCCATTTTCACCTTCCAGCATGGTGGTCAGTATATCACTGTTATGGGAACTGCTCATATCTCCAGAGCCAGTGCAGACAAAGTTCGTGAGCTACTCTCATCCGGTGAATATGATGCAGTTGCGGTTGAACTCTGTACGGGCCGCCATGAAAAAATAACTAACCCCAACATGTTCGCAGACCTTGATCTCTTTACAGCCATCAAGAAGGGGCAAGGGCCGATGATATGGGCTAACCTAGTCATTGGTGCATTCCAGCAGCGCCTGGCTGAACAGGTGGATATTGAGCCAGGCGCGGAATTGAAGGCGGCACTCGAAGAGGCCGATAGAGCTGGATACCCAGTTTCACTGATCGACCGTGACATCAGTATTACCATGAGGCGCGTTTACCGAAACATTCCTTTTAAACGGCGCGTGGAGCTTGTTGGTCAGTTCATAAAGGGTTTCCTTACCCGGGAAAGCATCAGCGAAGAGGATGTCGAAAGCCTTAAAGATGGTGATATCCTCAATTCAGCCTTTGCTCAATTTGCGAAAAAAGACAGCAAACTATACAAACCGCTGATTGATGAGAGAGACCAGTACATGGCACTACGCCTGATTCAGGAGGCAAACCGTACTGTGCATCACCACATTATTGCCGTTGTTGGAGCAGGTCACTTTAATGGCATTAGCAGTTATATGAGCCAATACTGTGACTTATCCGAGAGTGAGCTTGATGCAGCATTGCAAGAGCTGAAAGTGATTCCGGAGAAGAAAAATATCGGCAGGTATTTTCCCTGGCTTATCAGTTTTCTGGTTCTCTTAGGCTTTGCCAGCGGCTTTGCTAAGAACTCCTCGCTTGGCTGGGAGTTGGTACTGTACTGGGTAGTGATCAATGGCGGGCTTACATCCATTGGTGCACTGATGGCAAAGGCACATCCACTGACCATTCTTGGGGCCTTTGTCGCTGCCCCCATTACTTCTCTGAACCCGATGATTGGTGCAGGTGTGGTTACTTCTGCACTGGAGATATGGCTACGAAAGCCAAGAATGAAAGACTTTGACAGTTTGCGCCACGATACAGTTCATTTAGCTGGCTGGTGGAAAAATAGAATTTCACGCACCATGCTGGTTTTTATTTTCTCATCACTTGCCTCCGCTATTGGAACCTATATCGCAGGCTTTATTATCTTTGATCGTTTGACTTGA
- a CDS encoding ZIP family metal transporter: protein MENTFWTALAASSLAALVTATGIYTIRHFDIWGRKYSTYFVCFAAGVLISVSFLHIIPKSFEMNENAPAYLLSGFVLLHIFNRFITAFVCERGPDSLYGLGLVPMLGIGFHSFIDGFIYAITFSVSAFTGVLAASGMVLHEFPEGIITYLLLLHGGFSAKKSLILALLAASLSTPLGMLVSYPFISQIDKPSLGAMLSLSAGALVYVGATHLLPQAEKEHRKYSLFALGAGILIAVVIVLSK, encoded by the coding sequence ATGGAAAACACATTCTGGACGGCGTTGGCTGCGAGCTCACTGGCAGCATTGGTGACAGCAACTGGCATCTATACCATTCGCCACTTTGATATTTGGGGTAGAAAGTATAGCACCTACTTCGTTTGTTTCGCTGCTGGCGTGCTGATTTCCGTATCGTTTTTACACATCATCCCGAAATCTTTTGAGATGAACGAAAATGCTCCGGCCTATCTACTCTCCGGTTTTGTTCTGTTGCATATATTCAATCGCTTTATCACTGCCTTCGTCTGCGAGAGGGGGCCTGACTCACTGTATGGCCTAGGGCTGGTACCCATGCTCGGTATCGGCTTTCACTCGTTTATTGACGGGTTTATTTACGCCATCACATTTTCCGTTAGTGCTTTCACCGGAGTTTTGGCCGCATCCGGCATGGTACTGCATGAATTCCCCGAGGGGATCATTACCTATTTACTACTTTTGCACGGAGGCTTCAGCGCAAAGAAATCATTGATTCTGGCTCTACTCGCCGCTTCCTTGTCCACACCGTTAGGCATGCTGGTGTCCTACCCCTTCATTAGCCAGATCGATAAACCATCATTGGGGGCCATGCTGTCGCTGTCGGCAGGCGCACTTGTTTATGTAGGTGCCACCCATCTATTACCTCAGGCAGAGAAAGAACACCGCAAGTACAGTCTGTTTGCCTTGGGTGCAGGCATCCTGATTGCCGTGGTTATCGTTTTGTCCAAGTAA
- a CDS encoding pyridoxal phosphate-dependent aminotransferase has protein sequence MVLHSSTVLTAVNFTWKKLQDTCFMETGRAYMSSMLEKGGGTFKGIKLLLCENPLPPIDEAIAAAQAEVPQSNYYTEPFSEPLLQSIADSIGIPRRLVHINAGSELILRQLFDRLGQRVHLLTPTYPLFPEIAKCYTETRLLPENDFAFDLADLEIPDGTTLAVIVNPNNPNGGTFDMAPMPNLLDRYPDTRFLVDEAFIGLAGQSVAHLVPKYPNLLVTRTLSKAHSLAGFRVGYAILPEALADDLNTHNDAYPLSRPSQAAALATLQHEDKILERGIRLHAWTEQLAAELRALGVRTYPTKTYFFLADFTPHDAIELAAGLQKQGVFIKPLGNPTLGSGFMRVTTALPEGNARFVQALRELL, from the coding sequence ATGGTCCTTCATTCTTCTACTGTTTTGACGGCAGTCAACTTCACATGGAAGAAATTGCAAGATACATGCTTTATGGAGACAGGAAGGGCTTATATGTCATCAATGCTTGAAAAGGGTGGTGGTACATTCAAAGGTATCAAACTACTATTGTGTGAAAATCCTCTGCCGCCCATCGACGAAGCAATCGCTGCAGCTCAGGCCGAAGTGCCGCAGAGTAATTACTATACTGAACCTTTCTCGGAGCCGTTACTCCAGTCCATCGCCGATAGTATCGGTATCCCGCGACGATTGGTGCACATCAATGCGGGCTCGGAGTTAATCCTTAGGCAGCTCTTTGACCGCTTGGGCCAACGCGTACATTTGCTCACGCCCACCTATCCCCTTTTCCCCGAGATCGCCAAATGCTACACCGAGACCCGGCTGCTTCCGGAAAATGACTTTGCCTTTGATCTAGCAGATTTGGAAATCCCAGATGGCACTACGCTCGCCGTAATCGTCAATCCCAACAACCCCAACGGCGGCACCTTCGACATGGCGCCTATGCCGAACCTTCTCGACAGATATCCCGACACGCGCTTTCTGGTGGACGAAGCCTTCATCGGCCTTGCTGGTCAAAGCGTCGCCCACTTGGTACCCAAATACCCGAACCTGCTGGTCACTCGAACACTGTCCAAGGCCCACAGCTTGGCGGGTTTCCGCGTAGGCTATGCTATTCTTCCCGAGGCGTTGGCGGACGATCTCAACACCCATAATGATGCCTATCCGCTCTCTCGCCCCAGCCAAGCTGCAGCACTCGCCACCTTGCAGCATGAAGACAAGATCCTCGAGAGGGGAATCAGGCTGCATGCTTGGACGGAACAGCTGGCGGCGGAGCTGCGCGCACTTGGCGTGCGTACTTATCCAACCAAAACCTACTTCTTCCTCGCAGACTTCACTCCTCACGACGCAATTGAGTTGGCCGCCGGTCTCCAGAAACAAGGGGTCTTCATCAAGCCATTAGGCAATCCAACCCTCGGTTCCGGCTTCATGCGAGTAACCACTGCGCTGCCGGAAGGCAACGCGCGTTTCGTTCAGGCATTGCGAGAGTTGCTCTAA